Part of the Mixophyes fleayi isolate aMixFle1 chromosome 12, aMixFle1.hap1, whole genome shotgun sequence genome is shown below.
TGAAAACACGAGCGGTTGGAGGTGCATGAGGTCTGGAGTTAAACACTGCATCAGGAATAttcaaattgaaaaaaattaacctaatagtatgtttttggagtgtgggaggaaaccggagcacccggaggaaacccacgcaaacacggagagaacagaCAAACttatcacagataaggccatggtcgtgacccccagtgctgtgaggcagaagtgctaaccactaagtcaccgtccTGCCCATACCGCAGTATTAATGTCTCACCTCAATTACTTCAAACTGAGTACGCTCCTGCTGTGCTCGCCTCTGTACCACCACCTGGAAAAGATTATTAAATACAAAATCCATAAAAGCTGGAGCGTAATATTTACATGAAACAGAAATGCAAATCCACACTCTGTCTAACCTGAAGTGACTAAGAGGTTCCTGTGCTCTGTACTTTTCTAAGGCTCAGATATAGCAAAGGGTATAGAGCTCCGAGAGCGGTGGAACCACTCGTAGGGCGTGTTGGTGCTTTTCCCCAAGATAAGAAAGGGGTTCTCTCCAGCGCAGGCTTCCCCCTATCAAAATAGTAGCAGTTGGGCTATGGGTATCTATTCCAATCACAGCACTACttatgtagtttgtatgttctctgtgttCCCGTGGATTTCCTCCCATAGTCCACATACATGCTATcaggatgtgaatgattaaataaggGCTGCGTAATatggtgatgctatataaatactaATTGCAGTTGTACCGCTGTATTACCCCCATCCCCCACACAAACATGAGTGGCAAGTCCGGCCACGATATACTCACAGTCACGGCGATACCGGTGAGAATAGCCAGGGCGATGATAATTATTATGGCTGAAAACCCAGGAGAGATGGACTTCATGTTAATCCGCGGAGGTTCGTTGTCAAAGAACAAGACACGGATAGAATCCGGATCAACCTCCAGGTTCTGTCCATCCACAGGAAGAGTGAATTTACTTTGCTTTAGCTGTGAAAAGACGAGAAGTAAATAATATGTAACAAGAATACCTTAGTAATTAGCGTTGTATAGGATTGGAAcaattttgtttcttttgttgCCAGTGGGCGCAGTACCTCCTGCTGACCTGCAGATGGCACACTGGCTCTGCTTACAGAGTTTACTTTTGACTTGAAAGGTTCAATATGAATAATCTACTAAAAAGCCGCAGACAGAAAGTAAGAGGAACTTAGTAACGACTTACGTCCCGCTCTATGTAATAAGCCACTGTAGCAATGTCCACTGGATCCTTTGTTCCATTGGTGGAAAATAATTTCATGGTAACTCCGTGTAACAGTTCGTGTATCTGCATGAAACAACCGTCAGTACAATGGTCATAGGATCGCCCCATGTTATTTCCGAATAGATTTAGGGGAATTCCTATTGGGGGTCCATCCTCTGTACATAACTGAATACAGCAGCTCTATAGGAGCTTACAGGACAGACTCCGCCTCCTGCGCTACAGCCAGATCCAGGATTCAGGGACTGATAGGAAGAGCTACTGAGAGAGTAAATATCCTTAGAAAAATGTGATTGGTTTTGGGAACAAGCCCGGGGTCCTTTTAGAAGCTAGATACAGTTAGATTGCCAACTGCAGAAGGCTGTTTGGCTCTTTTTGAATCTCATCAGTGCAAGATATTAAAGATGGCTTCTAGGGCATAGGACTTGTAGCACATCTGATTTCTGCTTAAACTGCTGGTATTATGTTTGAAGGCCCTGATCAGACCAGATTCAAGGTTTGTGAATAGCTTTCAAGGCTGTCTAATCCCATATACAAGTAGTGATATCACCAGGCAGGACCTGACCGCTGTGCAAGGCTCTTGTAGAGACGCATTATACACAGTGATTCTGAATAAAacacagaggaaaaaacattgacTTTATAATTAATGCTGATTATAGGACATTACCCTAAATTTAAAAGCACTGAACGTTAAAAAAATGACTTCCCCTGTAATACTCACAGTCACCTGTAGGATCTGCGGAGCTTTGAGAATAAATCGAGATACTTTACTGGTCAGTTTCCTGTAAATATAGATACAAAGTATATTACCTAAGACCAGCGGTTCCATGCACATAGCTGGACTACAGGGACAAATATGGAACAATGTACATAGGTCACTGACCTGCGCAATTCCTCCTCGCTGCCTTTCACAAGCGCAAACTCTGTTCTGAAGATGAAATCAATCTGAATGAGACTGAAAGACAATGACAGTAAATCAATAGTCTATACACAGAGGTGGAGCTGGAGGATGTGAGTAGCAGAATGTTTGGGATTCCTGGGTTTATGCACCTGCCTGTCAGGTACTTATATCAGGGTAATAAACATATCCGTAACACAAAAAAACAGCTGCTGACAATGGAAGTAGCTTCCACTCGTGATAATCTTTGTTGAAATGTCATTTGTAGCTGTAAACTCGTCTATGCAAACATTTAGCCATTGATTGGTGTAGCATCAGCACCCCCTACAGGTTGTAAGCGGTACTACAACATATTATGGAATACTGTAATTGTTACTGGCGCCCCCTTGTGTAATAAGTAGGAAACACAGCAATaaacaggttgttttttttaatggaacAATGTATGTTCTGCATAGACCAAAATTCacctattaataaaaataaatattttattcctgAGAGTTGGGTTATTATGTAAAGACCTGAAAAGTGAAAGATATGGTTTTCTAATTCAAATGAGTAGATTACTACACAACAAAAGTGtgaatgaaatataaatatatatcacaacatgatagatatatgtgtatacgGTATACAAGCAGCTGAAAAGGAGgccaacaatcatcatcatcatctttttatttatatagtgccactgattccgcagtgctgtacagagaactcattcacatctgtccctgccccattggagcttacagtctaaattccctaatatagacacacactaacacacagactcatacagacagacagagagggagacagacaggtagactagggtacattttgatagcagtcaattaacctactagtatgttttaaaataaataaggttATACACAGTAGTTTCACATtagagacataaaaaaaaacatatagtaaAACTTTTCTTAAAACATTGTTATTAAACATATTGTAACACTTCAGTATTAAtcctaaaattttaaaaaaaacttataatcCAAAAGTCAAATGGTCTTTGATTCCTAAAATTCAGAGTATCAAAAGTGTACTAACTATATCATAATTCCCAATTAAATTTAAAACCTAAATAACAGCATAGATTTGACTTATATGTTAGTTCTTCAGAAATGTCAGTCTTGTGATGTAGATATAAAGTAATCAAACAGAACTTCTGAAAAATTATGAAGATGGCAACTGACAAGTAGCTAGAAATCTCAAAGGTTTGGGTCCTAAATTCTGTAATGCAGATAATATTGAATGTGCACTTTAAAATGAGATATTGGTcggcttaattaattaatttgcaccATGATAAGTACACTTATATAAGTAGATGAGACTGctctgcaaacaaaacaaattgcaaaaatCTCGCTGTACAAAGgtcctgactcatgattctaaTTACCGACCTTCCTCTGATTGTGCAGCAAATGACCACAGACTACATGTGGCCCTTCAGAATAGGTTGACACCATACAGATAAATACTATAAATTGGATTAAATGCAGAAGACGCTGGTGACAGGAATCTGTTATGAATGTAGAAGTCTGGTTTCAtacaaaaaatatgaaaataaataaaagttatgtaACAGATGGTGTTTCCCACATCGTCTGCATAATACTCTTCATGGGGCCAAGTTCTGGGATATCGTAGATAACGGTTATGTGTAGGATTAAGCAGATTGGGAGATATCCATGTAAAAGTGAATGAGGCACAAATACAGAACAATGTACAGAGAAGACTGCAAcaatttacattaatatatatataggagatataatatacatatagccAGGGGTGGATTTATTATATATTGGGGTTCTGGAGCAGAATATTTCTGAGCTAGAAAAGTCTGCACCATGCAGAGGATTCACGTCATGTGATTAGGGTGCACAAACATTTGCAACTGACTGTAGATTGTGTGAATAATTCTAGcagtaatgtttatttaaaaacatttgcactgcagtctttccaatacaGAGTCACACAGCTTATGGGCAGGGTTTGCTTATTGAGTACATAAGAATAGACAGACTGACCTGACAAACACAGTGGCTGCCTTTCACCCTTTAGCAAAGACCCAAAGAAATGGGATGTGTGACACTGTCTACAATACGAGGGTAAAGCATGACAATATTTAATGAGATAATACTCACTGCACACTGACGAGTCTGTCACACTTGGGGTCATCGCTGGTCTTGTCGGTCACTCTGGCCCCCGCACTGTCCACGCACCAGCACAGGTTGGTGTCCTCATCGCATTGCTTAGCCTTGAAAGCTCCGTTCTCCTCGCAATCTGGATCGTACACGTTGTCCACCTCCACCCTGCCCCGCCCTGGGTGACTCCGCCCTCTGCGACTCTTGTGCAACATTTCGAGATGCATCAGACGGCACTTAGGCGTCACTAAAGTGAGGAAACAAATAACCACACGGTGAGTTCACAGGGGAGGAAATGTGACATCTACAGAAACAACAGTAACGACGGCTGGGGGATAACAAACACCCCGAATGTCCAGGACTCTCTCATACAGGTAACTTCTGTGTCACCTCGAGTCTGACCTGGAGCAGGAGAAGCACATGGAGCATGTGTGGGACATTTATAGGAACAGTCAGTGCAGTTTTTATAGATATCGGAAATTTCTGGGCATCAATTTTAAGCTGCACAGCTGGTGCTGTGTTGGTATAAAGAGAGAATGAACAGTCAGTTCCTGTGCCAATTACACACTGAGCGCAGAAAGTGCAGGTGTGCCCCCACCGTAGAGATttctccagtcactaggaaccagtgacatcactgagaacgcagcctatccagtcactaggaaccagtgacatcactgagagtgcagcctatccagtcactaggaaccagtaacatcactgagagtgcagcctatccagtcactaggaaccagtaacatcactgagaatgtagcctatccagtcactaggaaccagtaacatcactgagaatgcagcctatccagtcactaggagccagtgacatcactaagagtgcagcctatcctgtcactagtaaccagtaacatcactgagagtgcagcctatccagtcactaggaaccagtaacatcactgagaatgtagcctatccagtcactaggaaccagtaacatcactgagaatgcagcctatgcagtcactaggaaccagtaacatcactgagagtgcagcctatccagtcactaggaaccagtaacatcactgagaatgtagcctatccagtcactaggaaccagtaacatcactgagaatgcagcctatccagtcactaggagccagtgacatcactaagagtgcagcctatccagtcactaggaaccagtaacatcactgagaatgtagcctatccagtcactaggaaccagtaacatcactgagagtgcagcctatccagtcactaggaaccagtaacatcactgagaatgtagcctatccagtcactaggaaccagtaacatcactgagagtgcagcctatccagtcactaggaaccagtaacatcactgagaatgtagcctatccagtcactaggaaccagtaacatcactgagagtgcagcctatccagtcactaggaaccagtaacatcactgagaatgtagcctatccagtcactaggaaccagtaacatcactgagagtgcagcctatccagtcactagtaaccagtaacatcactgagagtgcagcctatccagtcactaggaaccagtaacatcactgagaatgtagcctatccagtcactaggaaccagtaacatcactgagagtgcagcctatccagtcactaggaaccagtaacatcactgagaatgtagcctatccagtcactaggaaccagtaacatcactgagaatgcagcctatccagtcactaggagccagtgacatcactaagagtgcagcctatcctgtcactagtaaccagtaacatcactgagagtgcagcctatccagtcactaggaaccagtaacatcactgagaatgtagcctatccagtcactaggaaccagtaacatcactgagaatgcagcctatccagtcactagggaccagttacatcactgagaatgcagcctatccagtcactagggaccagtgacatcactgagagtgcagcctatccagtcactaggaaccagtgacatcactgagagtgcggcctatccagtcactaggaaccagtgacatcactgagaacgcagcctatccagtcactaggagccagtgacatcactgagagtgcagcctatcctgtcactagtaaccagtaacatcactgagaatgtagcctatccagtcactaggagccagtgacatcactgagagtgcagcctatccagtcactaggaaccagtaacatcactgagaatgcagcctatccagtcactaggaaccagtaacatcactgagaatgcagcctatccagtcactaggagccagtgacatcactgagaatgcagcctatccagtcactaggaaccagtaacatcactgagaatgaagcctatccagtcactaggaaccagtaacatcactgagaatgcagcctatccattcactaggaaccagtaacatcactgagaacgcagcctatccattcagtaggaaccagtaacatcactgagaatgcttcctatccagtcactaggaaccagtgacatcacagagagtgcagcctatccagtcactaggaaccagtgacatcaccgagagtgcagcctatccagtcactaggagccagtgacatcactgagaatgcagcctatccagtcactaggagccagtgacatcactgagaatgcagcctatccagtcactaggaaccagtgacatcactgagagtgcagcctatccagtcactaggaaccagtgacatcacagagagtgcagcctatccagtcactaggaaccagtgacatcactgagagtgcagcctatccagtcactaggaaccagtgacatcaccgagagtgcagcctatccagtcactaggaaccagtgacatcactgagagtgcagcctatccagtcactaggaaccagtgacatcaccgagagtGCAGGTAATAGGTCCATTTGAAAAGAAACTTGTTGCAGTGGTGAATTTAAGCCTTCAAACTGAACCTGATTATTCTCACCAGATAGGTTTCATTTTGGTGGCCTTATTACAGGACTATCTGGACAGAGAAGGGCAGGAATTGTATTTTATTCAGTACTCACATTGGTTGCAGTTGACAGTCATGTTGTCATATCCGCTGTACACGGCCTCACACGTCCCGCAGCGGTTCAGATGACAGGTGACAAATTCATTGTACTGACACAAAGAATCCTCACAGACCTCGTCGTAGTCGCAGTTCTCGTGAGCAGGAAGGGCGTCCGGGCATTCGTCATCTGTAGCGGGAGCAGGACAGTCAGACATCAGGATAAAGGGATCACTATGAACATAGCTGCAGGGGGGCGATGATATATTCACACTGTCTGCTCAGCTGTATCAATATCAACTAATCTGTGTGCAGAATATGTGTCCAATGACAGAGTGGGAACATTTAATATCTCACCAAATGTTTCATCATGTATCCCATTGTAGAACAATGAAAGCTAATCACTAATTAGTTGCTACGGGTTACCGCACATTTGTACTCAGCTACCCCTTCATATGCGATACATTGTTGCAGATAgtgtctgtctcccttctctgtgtgtgagtgtgtgtctacattagggaatttagactgtaagctccaatggagcagagactgatgtgaatgagttctctgtacagcactgcggaattagtggcgctatataaataaatggtgatgatgatgatgatagtgtcaaGGCCGTATGGTCAGGAAGTTCTCCCTGCACCTCAGTGTGTTTGTCTCTGAAGGCTGTTTGCCCAAACATGAAAAAACTGCCCTCTATGATTATTGTCCGAAACCCCCTTAGGATGTATAGTAACAATAatgttatctttatttttacttatctaaaaaaaaatattattatgcatCTGTAAAATCATCCACAGCCTTTTTAAATCcagcaaaatattacatttattgcgagttatatgaaataaattgaaaatgtgattAGAAAGCATTGAATGGGCATCCGGtcttctctgtaaatatgttattatttCCACCGTGACAAACTTTTCACATAATTGAATTAGAAATTTTCAAACACAGACTATGGATTTAGGAATTATTTACAGTGTGGATGGTATATATTTTTGCTAACGGTTGTATGTTACACGAGTTAGTAAGATATCTATCCTTAGCAAAGGCATCCCAGAGTGTGACTTGATGAAATTAAAGTTCTCAAACTACATAGTTGCAAATATTTGTAACATTctggaaaatatataaaactattttaGACGTTTGTGTCTGTCCTATAAACTCACCTCCAGATGTCGTCCCCTCTACCACACACAGCGCCCACAATCTACGTACCTGGCACAGGCGAGACCCCCGACAGAGACCCCAGGAGCAGCAGAGGAAGGAAGATCCCTGGAAAATGCTTTGTGTCCATGTGGATGGATTTAAATCCCAGGAAATGGAGAAACAGTAACTCTAAGTTgtcctctgtctgtctctctcctggAAAGGTCTGACCCGGAGAGGGTTCCGCTTGGATTGAGACAGGTTTAGGCATTACTCCCCCCCAGGCACAGTCTGTGAGGGTACATATCTTATAGCGAGGAGGGGGCACTAATGACATTGAAATATCTGGGACAGGAAATCATGAACACGTTCACATCGTCTGAATATTATATCACAGCCTACAGATGAAAAGGTCAGGAAAGCAGTAATTAGGGGGCATAAATTAATCGATAATCCCCATTTCCATGGGGATTTAAAGGTTTAGATGCCGCTGTGGTTGTATCGGGAATATTTGAAAACTTAGATTTTATTCACTGACAAGTATCTCAGGAAA
Proteins encoded:
- the LOC142109038 gene encoding epithelial cell adhesion molecule-like isoform X2, which gives rise to MSDCPAPATDDECPDALPAHENCDYDEVCEDSLCQYNEFVTCHLNRCGTCEAVYSGYDNMTVNCNQLTPKCRLMHLEMLHKSRRGRSHPGRGRVEVDNVYDPDCEENGAFKAKQCDEDTNLCWCVDSAGARVTDKTSDDPKCDRLVSVHLIQIDFIFRTEFALVKGSEEELRRKLTSKVSRFILKAPQILQVTIHELLHGVTMKLFSTNGTKDPVDIATVAYYIERDLKQSKFTLPVDGQNLEVDPDSIRVLFFDNEPPRINMKSISPGFSAIIIIIALAILTGIAVTGHELEDHHLAQRDGLRYYD
- the LOC142109038 gene encoding epithelial cell adhesion molecule-like isoform X1 yields the protein MSDCPAPATDDECPDALPAHENCDYDEVCEDSLCQYNEFVTCHLNRCGTCEAVYSGYDNMTVNCNQLTPKCRLMHLEMLHKSRRGRSHPGRGRVEVDNVYDPDCEENGAFKAKQCDEDTNLCWCVDSAGARVTDKTSDDPKCDRLVSVHLIQIDFIFRTEFALVKGSEEELRRKLTSKVSRFILKAPQILQVTIHELLHGVTMKLFSTNGTKDPVDIATVAYYIERDLKQSKFTLPVDGQNLEVDPDSIRVLFFDNEPPRINMKSISPGFSAIIIIIALAILTGIAVTVVVQRRAQQERTQFEVIEGHELEDHHLAQRDGLRYYD